A stretch of Mustela nigripes isolate SB6536 chromosome 6, MUSNIG.SB6536, whole genome shotgun sequence DNA encodes these proteins:
- the C1R gene encoding complement C1r subcomponent, with protein MWLLYLLGPVLFCCMGGSIPVSQKLFGEVTSPLYPKPYPSNFEKTTVITVPTGFRVKLVFWQFDLEPSEGCLYDYVKISADKKTLGRFCGQLGSPLGNLPEGKEFVSQGNKMLLTFHTDFSNEENGTIMFYKGFLAYYQAVDLDECASKSNSAEETLQPQCQHLCHNYVGGYFCSCRPGYELQEDRHSCQAECSSELYTEPSGYVASLEYPQPYPHDLRCNYSIRVERGLTLHLKFLEPFEIDDHQQVHCPYDQLQIYANGRNIGEFCGNQRPADFDSNSNAVDLLFFTDDSGDSRGWKLHYTTEIIKCPQPQTLDEFTIIQDLQPQYQFRDYFIATCQQGYQLVEGDQVLLSFTAVCQDDGTWHRAMPRCKIKDCGPPRSLTNGAFSYTTTKGVNTYQARIQYSCQEPYYKMHTRGGISEIARGTYTCTKEGIWKNEWEGSKIPRCLPVCGKPVHPVEQKQRIIGGQKAKLGNFPWQAFTNIYGRGGGALLGDRWILTAAHTLYPKDHDKEGNATVDVFLGHVDVEEITKLGNHPVRRVSIHPDYRQDESNNFEGDIALLELENSVTLGPNLLPICLPDNETFYDRGLMGYVSGFGIMEERLSYDLKFIRLPVAKRESCENWLRKNKRKDVFSQNMFCAGDPSLKQDACQGDSGGVFAVKDENSDRWVATGIVSWGIGCSRGYGFYTKLLNYVDWIKKEMEGEG; from the exons AT GTGGCTCTTATATCTCCTGGGGCCCGTCCTGTTCTGCTGTATGGGAGGCTCCATCCCTGTTTCACAGAAGCTCTTTGGGGAGGTGACTTCTCCTCTGTACCCCAAGCCTTACCCCAGCAACTTTGAGAAAACCACTGTGATCACAGTGCCCACAGGATTCAGGGTGAAGCTCGTCTTCTGGCAGTTTGACCTGGAACCTTCTGAAGGCTGTTTGTATGACTATGTCAAG ATCTCTGCTGACAAGAAAACACTGGGGAGGTTCTGTGGGCAGCTGGGTTCTCCACTGGGCAAcctcccagaaggaaaagaatttgtGTCTCAAGGGAACAAAATGCTGCTGACCTTCCACACAGACTTCTCCAATGAGGAAAATGGCACCATTATGTTCTATAAGGGCTTCCTGGCCTACTACCAAGCTGTGG ACCTCGATGAATGTGCTTCCAAGAGCAACTCGGCTGAGGAGACTCTCCAGCCCCAGTGCCAGCACCTATGTCACAACTATGTCGGTGGCTACTTCTGTTCCTGCCGCCCGGGCTACGAGCTACAGGAGGACAGGCATTCCTGCCAGG CTGAGTGCAGCAGCGAGCTGTACACAGAGCCATCGGGCTACGTGGCCAGCCTGGAGTACCCCCAGCCCTACCCCCACGACCTGCGCTGTAACTACAGCATCCGCGTGGAGCGCGGCCTCACCCTCCACCTCAAGTTCCTGGAGCCTTTCGAAATCGATGACCACCAGCAAGTACACTGCCCCTACGACCAGCTACAG ATCTATGCCAACGGGAGGAACATTGGCGAGTTCTGTGGGAACCAAAGACCCGCTGACTTTGACAGCAACAGCAATGCAGTGGACCTGCTGTTCTTCACCGATGACTCAGGAGACAGCCGAGGCTGGAAGCTGCATTACACCACCGAAA TCATCAAGTGCCCCCAACCCCAGACCCTAGATGAGTTTACCATCATCCAGGACCTACAGCCTCAATACCAGTTCCGGGATTACTTCATTGCCACCTGCCAGCAAGGCTACCAGCTCGTGGAG GGAGACCAAGTGCTGCTCTCCTTCACAGCTGTCTGTCAGGATGATGGCACCTGGCATCGTGCCATGCCCAGGTGCAAGA TCAAGGACTGTGGGCCACCCCGAAGCCTGACTAACGGGGCTTTCAGTTATACCACCACAAAGGGGGTGAACACCTACCAGGCCCGTATCCAGTACTCCTGCCAGGAGCCGTATTACAAGATGCATACCAGAGGCGGAATCAGCGAGATTGCTCGAG gGACCTATACCTGCACCAAGGAGGGCATTTGGAAGAATGAATGGGAAGGATCGAAGATTCCTCGGTGTTTGCCAG TGTGTGGGAAACCCGTCCACCCTGTGGAACAGAAGCAGCGCATCATTGGAGGGCAAAAAGCCAAGCTGGGCAACTTCCCCTGGCAGGCCTTCACCAACATCTACGGGCGAGGGGGTGGAGCCCTGCTGGGTGACCGCTGGATCCTCACAGCTGCCCATACCCTCTACCCCAAGGACCATGACAAGGAAGGCAATGCCACTGTGGACGTGTTCCTGGGCCACGTGGACGTGGAAGAGATCACAAAGCTAGGAAATCACCCTGTCCGCAGAGTCAGTATCCATCCCGACTACCGCCAGGACGAGTCTAACAATTTTGAGGGGGATATCGCCCTCTTGGAGCTGGAAAATAGTGTCACCCTGGGGCCCAACCTCCTCCCCATCTGCCTCCCCGACAACGAGACCTTCTATGACAGGGGCCTCATGGGCTACGTCAGTGGCTTTGGGATAATGGAGGAGAGGCTTTCCTATGACCTCAAGTTTATCCGTCTGCCCGTAGCCAAGCGGGAGTCGTGTGAGAACTGGCTCCGGAAAAATAAGAGGAAGGATGTGTTTTCTCAGAACATGTTCTGTGCTGGAGACCCGTCTCTAAAGCAGGACGCCTGTCAGGGGGATAGTGGAGGGGTCTTTGCGGTGAAGGATGAGAACAGTGATCGCTGGGTGGCCACGGGCATCGTCTCCTGGGGCATTGGCTGTAGCAGGGGCTACGGCTTCTACACCAAGTTACTCAACTATGTGGACTGGATCAAGAAGGAGATGGAGGGGGAGGGCTGA